A region of the Silene latifolia isolate original U9 population chromosome 9, ASM4854445v1, whole genome shotgun sequence genome:
AAGCTCTAAGCAACAGCATAATAGATCTAACATCCCCTCTACAGAAGAGTaacaaatcatctgcaaacaACAAATGGGTCAATTTAAGGCTTCTACAAAGAGGGTGGAATCTGAAGAACCATTTCTGAGTTGCATACATCAGGACCCTTGACAAGTACTCCATACAAATTTTAAAGAGCAATGGAGAAATGGGGTCCCCTTGCCTTAAACCTCTTTTTCCAGCAAAATATCCAAAATGAGAGCCATTCAAATGAAGTGAGAAGTAAGGTGTCCTCACACAAGTCATAACCAGATGTTTAAATTTTGCAGGGAAGTTCAAGGCTGTCAACATCTGCTCTATAAAGTTCCATTCAATGGAATTATAGGCTTTTTGTAAATCCATTTTAAACATGCATCTAGGAGAGGCATTACCTCTGTTATACATCCTCACCAGATCCTGGCATATAAGGATGTTTTCCAAAATACTTCTTCCATGAATAAAAGCACCCTGATTCCTACTTATAATGTCAGGAAGAACCACAGCCAATCTAGCACACAGAATCTTCGAAATAGTCGTGTAAATGACATTACAGCAAGTAATAGGTCGAAAATGTTTTACACTAGTTGGTCTGTCAGTCTTAGGTATGAGAGTAATCATAGTAGTATTGATTTAGGTGAGCAGCTTACCACTATCAAAAAATCTAAAACAGCAGCACAAACCTCATTGCCAACTATGTCCCAGGCATCCCTATAAAATTGGCTGGTAAAGCCACCAGGGCCAGGGGACTTATCCTTAGGGATACTGAACAAATGTAGCTTAACTTCCTCTGCTGTGACAGCTTTATTCAGCACCTCCCAATGAGCAGGACTGCAGCACTCCCCCAGTCTGACTACCCTATTATTAACAGGAATAGTGCTCTTCTGAGATCCCAAAAGATCCAAATAATAATCCAAGATTGCCTGCTGAATTTGAGACCCCTCACTACAGTTCCTACCATCCTTATCCTCAATGCTTAGTACCTTATTTTGCATCATTCTTCTTATGATTGAATTATGAAAATAAGCAGTGTTCAAATCACCTTCAAGAGACCATTGAATCTTAGCTTTCTGAATCAGAAAGCTATCCCTGGCTGTCATCAGGTCCCTCAACTCATTAGCCACTACCATCTCCTGTTGCATCAGCTCCATATCACCAGGATGGTCCACCAAATCCTTCTGAATTTTTTCCAAAAGAGCAGCAGTGAGAGATGTGCTATTCTCAATATCAGAAAAGCAATCTTTATTAAGAGCTTTAAGGCCAGGCTTCAGTGCTTTCAACTTTTTAACAACAGAGAACATTTTTAGTCCCCTGGTAAACCTGACACCAGATTTTCTTCACACAATCATGAAAAAACTTAGATTTCCCCCACATGTTGAAGTATTTAAAGCTTTTCCTTCCACCTATGTCAGCTTTCTTGTTAACAATTGTGCAAGGGCATTGGTCAAACACTCCTTCAGGGTGGAAATGAGCTAAATAGTCACCATATTCCAGCATCCATTCATTATTACCCATCACCATATCAAGTCTACTGTATACTCTATCCACAAGGTTCTGCTTGTTAGACCATGTGAACATAGCCCCAGTAGCCTGCAAGTCCTCAACACAACACAGAGAAACACATTCCTGAAAATGTTGCATTTCAGCTTCTGAAGTATGTCCTCCAAGTCTCTCCACTGGGCTCAGCACAGTGTTAAAGTCCCCAGCCCAGAGCCAAGGTTCATTACAAGTAAGATCAATATTCTTCAGGAAATTCCAGAGCTCAACTCTCTCATATAAATCATTATGAGTTAAATCATAGTAAGAAGAAAGCTATTATCATCAGTCCTAGAAGTTACCCTCGTGTGAATATATTAAGCATTATAGGCTAGGAAATTAACTATGAATAGCTAAGGTTTCCACAAAACCCAAATGCGACCTCCTTTATGCCAACTACTATTAGTGGTAATACTCCAACCTTCACAAAGAGAGGTATTCTTATTCAAAAGATTCCTAGGCTTTATTTTAGTTTCCAATAATCCAAATAACCCTACACCATTAGTATGCAGAAACCATTTTACCAGTTTTTGTTTATTAAGATCATTTAAACCTCTCACATTCCAAAATCCCAGATTATGCATGAGATGGCTGAGAAGGGGGGTCTTTACCACTCTGCATCACTCCCCCCCTAGGAGTAGTGCCATTCAAAGCATCTAAGAAAGAAAGAGGTCCTTTTCTACCAGATGCTATTATCTCAGTAAATCCACCCTGCTTATTGAGTTTCATGATATGCATAGCAGGAATAGTAACACTAGGTCTTACCAGAGGAGGGAACCCCTCAGGGGAAAACACAATTGAGCGTTTAGCTCTAGGGGGATCCATCTGTTTTTGCACTAGCCTCCATTCTTGTCTCTTTTGTTTCTCAGGAGGAGGATTTGGTTTTCCTTTTGATTGAACCCTAGGTTTAGCCTTTCGACACTGTTGTTTATCATGGCCAAATCCCTTACAACCCTCACACGAAACAGGTCTCCATTCATAAGTCACCTGAACAACCACCACATTCCCAATTTCATCAAGGAATTGGACGTTGTCTGGTAAATGTTGGTCCATCTTCAATTCTACCAAGACCCGAGCATTACTCAATCCCTTTTTTTCAGCAGTAGCAATGTCCTTTCTAAAAAAGTTACCCACAAGTCCTGCAATGGGCAGTAAACAGTCCCCCTATAACTTCAGAGGTACTCCTGTTAACCGCACCCAAACAGGGACCTTATCAATTTTTTCCTTCACAAGGTCCACATCTACACTCCAAGGCTTAATCACTATAGGCTTGTTATCAAAGAAATAGTAACCAGCATTCAGTAGAGAAGACATCCCAGCAGGCTTAGTAAACCTGACTAAGAAAACGCCATTCTCCATGAAAGAGACCCTGTCTATACCAAACTCAGACCAAGCTTGATACACATAATCCTTAACAACTTCCATAGGAGGGTTAGTCCCTAAAATATAACAATAAACAGATTGGTTCCAAAATTCTACCTCAGATTTAATGTCATCCTGAGTGAACTTCAGAAGATCCATCTGTTCCTCCTCCTCAACAATTGTCTTCATAACTATATTTTGCCTCCTTGACGAAGCAGCCATCCAGAGTCTTGTTTTTCAGGCACACCCTCATCAAGGTTAAGAACAGGGATACCCACAATAGACCCCAAAGACATTGTCTTCCTCGCATCGCCAGTTTGAGGTCCCTGTGTAGTTTCCTTAGCACTAACCGTCTGCGGAACTTTCTCAGCTGTCGCATTCACTGTCCccttatttttttgattttttgtgtTAGTAGTAGTTCGCGGGAGTTTAGAAGATGAAGCTAAAGGTGAGAATTGATTATCAGTAAAGGTCATAATAGTCATGGATGTTAGAGCTGCATAGAAAACTAGGGTTAGGATTTCaggtttttttagggtttttgcttttacttgattaggtaacctcctattaccagttaccttttaaatttactaattttagttcaaattatgctacggaatctaggatagaaacctttattatgttgttgatattgtgttattgattgacttaattaatttagtaccaagtgttgtttatcttaaactttaaattagtgttagtttgatttgatgttgactttgTACCCGTTCATGAATTACTcattaggtgtaattcttgaatagtctccattttgggactgtctttgtacattTAAAGTCATTTAGGttgtaaacacgtacttgtgatttattaatgaggaatgagtttgggggcgatccctttaatgttctccgaatacatgtatatgtggagtaattatttattctacattgatgtgtatttggagaactgaaggGAATTGTCTTTGCCgaatttttcctcattaataaattacaagtgtgtttgctagtgacttgaaacgtacattgacgggtttaggttggagtgataaggaccccattcgaagattgattacttattgacaatatttatatattgttttcatatgtttattgtataatgtggagtataatgtgaaaattttgtatgtaatattattgttatttttaaaaaatgtttaaattattgtgggttcttctttagattaaattgaagagattggaacgttcatggatgtatgaaggaagctTAGAcaattccaataagaaaagacgtcctaccgctagatttataaagggtgttggcgagtttattgaatttgctaaacaacaagatgaatatgacttggtagacaaaaaacttaggtgtccttgtgccaaatgcaaaaacctgaaataccagcttgacattaaagtagaagaacatctcattagaaacgggtttaagccaaattattacaattggatttcacattgagaagcatattctccaattcatgaacaagttcacacccaacaaatacaaattgatgagaacccatatagagagatggttgttgatgctatggattccactatttttaatagtgatgaccatacaaccatttgtgaagaacaaccgccacacccacaagcaaaagcctttcttaacatgttaaaagcctcagaaaaacccttgtatgaaggaagcagaatgacattgttacaagccgcttctaggctagttaccttgaaatgtgagtttaatatgccatttcttgctgttgatggcattgcctcgttccttgaggaatctttccccgatgataatatcatgacccgaagtttctacactaccaaaaaagtagttaaaggtcttcagttaccgcatgaaaagattgatgcatgtcctgaaggatgtatgctattttggaaagatgatgctatGCTTGACAAATGCAAAGATTGTGGGGCGgttagatatgagacaagtgagggagatacagttttggtgttgaaaaaaggcaagggtagtaagagggccaaaaagagtaagaaaccaatagcatgtaaccaattgttttactttcctctcgctcaaagacttcaaagaatctatgccaccaaaaacattgccgaacaaatgagatggcacaaagaaaacccatGTGCTCCAGGGAAGATGtgtcatcctagtg
Encoded here:
- the LOC141601277 gene encoding uncharacterized protein LOC141601277 yields the protein MKTIVEEEEQMDLLKFTQDDIKSEVEFWNQSVYCYILGTNPPMEVVKDYVYQAWSEFGIDRVSFMENGVFLVRFTKPAGMSSLLNAGYYFFDNKPIVIKPWSVDVDLVKEKIDKVPVWVRKDIATAEKKGLSNARVLVELKMDQHLPDNVQFLDEIGNVVVVQVTYEWRPVSCEGCKGFGHDKQQCRKAKPRVQSKGKPNPPPEKQKRQEWRLVQKQMDPPRAKRSIVFSPEGFPPLVRPSVTIPAMHIMKLNKQGGFTEIIASGRKGPLSFLDALNGTTPRGGVMQSGLFGLLETKIKPRNLLNKNTSLCEVERLGGHTSEAEMQHFQECVSLCCVEDLQATGAMFTWSNKQNLVDRVYSRLDMVMGNNEWMLEYGDYLAHFHPEGVFTRGLKMFSVVKKLKALKPGLKALNKDCFSDIENSTSLTAALLEKIQKDLVDHPGDMELMQQEMVVANELRDLMTARDSFLIQKAKIQWSLEGDLNTAYFHNSIIRRMMQNKVLSIEDKDGRNCSEGSQIQQAILDYYLDLLGSQKSTIPVNNRVVRLGECCSPAHWEVLNKAVTAEEVKLHLFSIPKDKSPGPGGFTSQFYRDAWDIVGNEVCAAVLDFLIVILCARLAVVLPDIISRNQGAFIHGRSILENILICQDLVRMYNRGNASPRCMFKMDLQKAYNSIEWNFIEQMLTALNFPAKFKHLVMTCVRTPYFSLHLNGSHFGYFAGKRGLRQGDPISPLLFKICMEYLSRVLMYATQKWFFRFHPLCRSLKLTHLLFADDLLLFCRGDVRSIMLLLRAFSTFSATSGLVVNEAKFEVVFAGVNADLKHDILQILSFQEGCLPFKYLGIPIQPGRLTKQDCNILVERILTRIRGIEARKLSYSGRLVLINSILNTLHNYWASIFLIPKMIIRRIVAICRNYLWDGGTEYHRAPLVSWSTICCSKKSGGLGVKDAEKWNIATVGKLVNWIYTKADRLWVQWIDHIYLKGSDWSTYVPPSDSNWNWRNICKIRIKLNAGFLNNCWVADPKGYSVGSGYTWIQDQHPPVSWYSDVWDRWNIPKHAFIAWLVSHKALNTREKLYANRICDSKDCVLCEAGTETHSHLFEECLYSKQILEQIDTWLQLKLYSDRRCSQLQQHVCRMAKLSCWYNIWMERNKCRMDLQLTMPRNIVKELKRLIYARISQIIQQPVTSQDQQWLSSLDILL